The Diceros bicornis minor isolate mBicDic1 chromosome 15, mDicBic1.mat.cur, whole genome shotgun sequence genome has a window encoding:
- the FAM43A gene encoding protein FAM43A produces the protein MLPWKKHKFELLAEAPPRQASKPKGYAVSLHYSALSSLARACPEGALSRVGSMFRSKRKKLHITSEDPTYTVLYLGNATTIQARGDGCTDLAVGKIWSKSEAGRQGTKMKLTVSAQGIRMVHAEERALRRPGHLYLLHRVTYCVADARLPKVFAWVYRHELKHKAVMLRCHAVLVSKPEKAQAMALLLYQTSANALAEFKRLKRRDDARHQQQELVGAHTIPLVPLRKLLLHGPCCYKPPVERSRSAPKLGSITEDLLGEQQEQELQEEEEDEHTEDCLEEEEEDRAGERDPAEEEAEAQRALVVAMHFECGDLLDTLESGREEALGGGGVSLGPGAGPPPLLLGSASDMKAELSQLINDLGELSFGNDVRRLQADLRVTRLLSGDSTGSESSIEGGGPDSTSATAGDRSGPADGASPDEPHSG, from the coding sequence ATGCTGCCGTGGAAGAAGCACAAGTTCGAGCTGCTGGCCGAGGCGCCGCCACGGCAGGCGTCCAAACCCAAGGGCTACGCGGTGAGCCTGCACTACTCGGCGCTCAGCTCGCTGGCGCGGGCGTGCCCCGAAGGCGCGCTCAGCCGGGTGGGCAGCATGTTCCGCTCCAAGCGCAAGAAGCTGCACATCACCAGCGAGGACCCTACTTACACCGTGCTCTACCTGGGCAATGCCACCACCATCCAGGCGCGCGGCGACGGCTGCACCGACCTAGCGGTGGGCAAGATCTGGAGCAAGAGCGAGGCGGGTCGTCAGGGCACCAAGATGAAGCTGACTGTGAGTGCGCAGGGTATCCGCATGGTGCACGCTGAGGAGCGCGCGCTGCGCCGCCCGGGCCACCTCTACCTGCTGCACCGCGTTACCTACTGCGTGGCGGACGCGCGGCTGCCCAAGGTCTTCGCCTGGGTGTACCGGCACGAGCTCAAGCACAAGGCGGTAATGCTGCGCTGCCACGCAGTGCTGGTGTCTAAGCCTGAGAAGGCGCAGGCCATGGCCCTGCTGCTCTACCAGACGTCGGCCAACGCACTGGCGGAATTTAAACGGCTCAAGCGGCGGGACGACGCGCGTCACCAGCAGCAGGAGCTGGTGGGCGCGCACACCATTCCGCTAGTGCCGCTGCGCAAGCTGCTCCTGCACGGACCGTGCTGCTACAAGCCGCCGGTGGAGCGCAGCCGCAGCGCGCCCAAGCTCGGCTCCATCACCGAAGACCTGCTCGGCGAACAGCAGGAGCAGGAGctgcaggaggaagaggaagacgaGCACACCGAGGactgcctggaggaggaggaggaggatcgtGCCGGGGAGAGAGACCCGGCAGAGGAAGAGGCCGAGGCGCAGCGGGCGCTCGTGGTGGCCATGCACTTCGAGTGCGGGGACTTGCTGGACACGCTGGAGAGTGGCCGCGAGGAGGCGCTGGGGGGCGGCGGGGTCTCGCTGGGCCCCGGGGCTGGGCCGCCGCCTCTGCTGCTGGGCAGCGCCTCCGACATGAAGGCCGAGCTGTCGCAGCTTATTAACGACTTGGGCGAGCTCAGCTTCGGCAACGATGTGCGCAGGCTGCAGGCCGATTTGCGGGTGACGCGCCTGCTGTCCGGCGACAGCACCGGTAGCGAGAGCTCCATCGAAGGCGGGGGCCCGGACTCCACCTCTGCCACCGCCGGGGACCGGTCCGGCCCCGCCGATGGCGCCAGCCCAGATGAGCCCCACTCGGGCTGA